From one Gemmobacter sp. genomic stretch:
- a CDS encoding winged helix-turn-helix transcriptional regulator has protein sequence MQRTSFLSFECPAARALESVGDWWSILILRDAFQGLRKFDEFEKNLGISANILARRLKHLTAEGLFERQRYNDHPPRFEYVLTDKGRDFYPVAIALFAWGNRNLAPHEIAMRLGDKETGRERNAIMVDADTGEKITPENTVLLAGPAATEETMRVINRVKRISSEKGAE, from the coding sequence ATGCAGCGAACAAGCTTTCTGTCATTCGAGTGTCCCGCAGCCCGAGCGCTGGAAAGCGTCGGTGACTGGTGGAGCATCTTGATCCTGCGAGACGCCTTCCAAGGGCTTAGAAAATTCGATGAATTCGAGAAGAATCTCGGAATTTCCGCGAACATTTTGGCGAGGCGATTGAAGCATCTCACGGCGGAAGGGTTGTTTGAAAGGCAACGATACAATGATCATCCGCCTCGATTTGAATACGTCCTTACCGACAAAGGGCGGGATTTCTATCCCGTAGCAATCGCCCTGTTCGCATGGGGGAACCGGAACCTTGCGCCACATGAAATAGCCATGCGGCTCGGCGACAAAGAAACCGGCAGGGAACGAAACGCCATCATGGTCGATGCGGATACTGGAGAAAAAATTACTCCTGAAAACACCGTTCTTCTAGCAGGCCCAGCGGCAACGGAGGAAACGATGCGCGTCATAAATCGCGTGAAGCGGATAAGCTCAGAAAAAGGAGCGGAATAA
- a CDS encoding NAD(P)H-binding protein — MNILILGAAGATGRLCVDECLARGHKVGAFVHNSALRNAGERLETVRGDLRNRADIAIALEGRDAVVSTSMQSIDAGSGALDKEVSGLCEPGTCRSPPHQSRSQQSRCVRPWVQ, encoded by the coding sequence ATGAACATCCTTATACTCGGCGCTGCCGGCGCCACTGGACGGCTATGCGTGGACGAATGCCTCGCCCGCGGGCATAAGGTCGGAGCATTCGTTCACAACTCGGCGCTGCGAAACGCGGGAGAGCGGCTGGAGACGGTGCGCGGAGACCTCAGAAACCGAGCCGACATAGCAATTGCGCTTGAAGGCAGGGACGCCGTTGTCTCGACCTCGATGCAGTCGATTGACGCCGGCAGTGGCGCGCTCGACAAAGAGGTGTCCGGCCTCTGTGAACCGGGCACCTGCCGATCGCCGCCGCATCAGTCACGTTCTCAGCAGTCTCGCTGCGTCCGGCCGTGGGTGCAGTAG
- a CDS encoding NADP-dependent oxidoreductase, with amino-acid sequence MSDTLNRQFVLIARPDANVGPEHFEMRRSTVPALEAGQALVRVHWLGIDATQRTWLNERETYTSPARIGSVMPGSDVGQVVASRSELFKVGDWVVGETGWQDYALAAGEGLHGFTRIPEGVEPRAMLSVLGVNGLTAYFGMTEIAKPLEGETVFVSAAAGGVGSIAGQIARKLGARVIGSAGGERKCAWARDVARFDACIDYRAEDMRERLGALAPDGIDVVFDNVGGATLEAALDHIAPHARVVLCGSISSGYRNDAYGRGPSNYMQLAFKRARMEGFIFLDFVAQFPQALYRMLAWVQAGDIRYEETISPGLETAPAALAGLFEGRNLGKQLVQVCSSQSD; translated from the coding sequence ATGTCTGATACCCTCAATCGCCAGTTCGTCCTCATCGCGCGTCCGGACGCGAATGTCGGCCCCGAGCATTTCGAGATGCGCCGTTCGACCGTGCCGGCGCTCGAAGCGGGTCAGGCGCTGGTGCGCGTGCACTGGCTGGGAATCGACGCCACCCAGCGGACATGGCTCAACGAGCGTGAGACCTACACGTCTCCCGCCCGTATCGGCAGCGTCATGCCGGGAAGCGACGTCGGGCAGGTCGTCGCCAGCAGAAGCGAGCTTTTCAAGGTCGGCGACTGGGTCGTCGGCGAGACGGGCTGGCAGGACTACGCTCTGGCTGCCGGCGAGGGGCTCCACGGGTTCACCCGCATTCCCGAAGGGGTCGAACCGAGAGCGATGCTGAGCGTCCTCGGCGTCAACGGGCTGACCGCTTATTTCGGGATGACGGAAATCGCAAAGCCGCTCGAAGGCGAGACCGTCTTCGTCAGCGCCGCCGCCGGCGGCGTCGGGTCGATCGCAGGCCAGATCGCCCGCAAGCTGGGCGCGCGCGTCATCGGGTCCGCCGGTGGGGAACGCAAATGCGCCTGGGCCCGCGACGTCGCGCGATTCGACGCCTGCATCGACTATCGCGCGGAAGACATGCGCGAGAGGCTCGGCGCACTGGCGCCCGACGGCATCGACGTGGTGTTCGACAATGTCGGCGGCGCGACGCTGGAAGCCGCACTCGATCATATCGCGCCGCATGCGCGCGTCGTTCTGTGCGGCAGCATTTCCTCCGGCTACCGCAACGACGCCTACGGCCGCGGCCCGTCGAACTACATGCAGCTCGCATTCAAACGCGCGCGCATGGAAGGCTTCATCTTCCTCGATTTCGTGGCGCAGTTTCCGCAGGCGCTCTACCGGATGCTGGCCTGGGTTCAGGCCGGCGACATCCGCTACGAGGAGACCATCAGCCCCGGCCTCGAAACGGCACCCGCCGCGCTCGCCGGCCTGTTCGAAGGACGCAATCTCGGGAAGCAGCTCGTGCAGGTGTGCTCCTCACAATCCGACTGA
- a CDS encoding MFS transporter, giving the protein MNRTKATIAISIALSIVATTLILPILAPLIRELHLSVVQGGLMLSIGSVAMVVAAPLWGIVSDRYGRKKTIVAGFLGVFAGYAVYTLVVVGGLSGAMSVTAIFLALTASRAFVGAFLSAVPSGAQALMADITSPSERAGGMAIIGGATGLGLIVGPAVSGVLVAGGITWPLYAATALCASGALAALFFLKAPPVASPVRPQRTSLFSAALQPWLVAGILLWVAIATVQISAGFYFQDRLNLDGETAAGMLSVALTLVGIAMFVVQFLQVRIMGFTPRPLVLSGAGSWIAGLLLLLSTANASAYYLAYTLLGLGAGFLLPGIMAGASLAVGHDDQGVAAGLVSASQGIGFIIGPAASTMLYEWNETLPFWSLAGLMVVLILRFAFIPVHGAPFPNTSATGGADV; this is encoded by the coding sequence ATGAACCGGACCAAGGCCACGATCGCCATCAGCATCGCGTTGTCCATCGTGGCGACGACGCTCATCCTGCCCATCCTGGCTCCTCTCATCCGGGAGCTGCATCTTTCCGTCGTTCAGGGCGGGTTGATGCTTTCGATCGGCTCCGTCGCCATGGTGGTCGCGGCTCCTTTGTGGGGCATCGTCAGCGATCGCTACGGGCGCAAGAAAACCATCGTCGCCGGCTTTCTCGGCGTCTTCGCGGGCTACGCGGTCTATACGTTGGTCGTGGTCGGCGGTCTTTCGGGTGCCATGTCCGTGACCGCCATCTTCCTTGCGCTCACGGCGTCGCGCGCTTTCGTCGGCGCTTTCCTGTCTGCCGTGCCGTCGGGCGCCCAGGCGTTGATGGCGGATATCACGAGCCCGTCCGAGCGGGCCGGAGGCATGGCCATCATAGGAGGCGCAACCGGTCTCGGCCTGATTGTCGGTCCCGCGGTGAGCGGCGTCCTCGTGGCCGGCGGCATCACGTGGCCGCTCTATGCGGCGACTGCGCTCTGTGCCTCCGGCGCGCTCGCGGCCCTGTTCTTCCTGAAGGCTCCGCCTGTGGCTTCGCCGGTCCGTCCGCAGCGGACAAGCCTGTTCTCCGCCGCTCTGCAACCCTGGCTCGTTGCCGGCATCCTGCTTTGGGTCGCGATCGCGACCGTTCAGATCAGCGCAGGGTTCTATTTTCAGGACAGGCTCAATCTGGACGGAGAGACCGCTGCAGGGATGCTCTCTGTCGCGCTCACCCTCGTCGGAATTGCGATGTTCGTCGTGCAATTCCTGCAGGTCAGAATCATGGGGTTCACGCCGCGTCCTCTCGTGCTTTCCGGAGCGGGTAGCTGGATCGCAGGGCTGCTTCTCCTCCTGTCGACGGCGAACGCATCGGCATACTATCTCGCCTACACGCTGCTGGGGCTTGGAGCCGGATTCCTCCTGCCGGGGATCATGGCCGGGGCATCTCTGGCCGTCGGCCATGACGATCAGGGGGTGGCGGCGGGCCTCGTCTCCGCTTCGCAGGGCATCGGTTTCATCATCGGTCCGGCCGCCAGCACCATGCTTTATGAATGGAACGAGACCTTGCCGTTCTGGTCGCTCGCCGGGCTGATGGTCGTTCTCATCCTGAGGTTCGCCTTCATTCCGGTGCATGGTGCCCCATTTCCTAACACTTCGGCTACCGGAGGCGCAGATGTCTGA
- a CDS encoding TetR/AcrR family transcriptional regulator has protein sequence MPGTAQVNVNPRKIPRQARAQATVEAIIVATAQLLTEQGFVNLTTARVAERAGVSIGSLYQYFPNKQGLAAAVVDHYSDEVLARFTAMVRARPGKTLVDTVDAMIGFALVSHPHEPEMHRALNDLAPRIGREEKTRAISRGMAKVIETELERHRQEISPDLDLADAAAMIETVLETVAHRAIQRHPVRVGADGLIGQCRRLIIGYLRSPSPS, from the coding sequence ATGCCCGGCACCGCACAAGTGAATGTAAACCCACGAAAAATCCCCCGGCAGGCGCGCGCTCAGGCCACCGTGGAGGCGATCATCGTCGCCACCGCTCAGCTTTTGACGGAGCAGGGGTTCGTGAACCTCACGACGGCGCGGGTCGCGGAGCGCGCCGGCGTGAGCATCGGTTCGCTCTACCAGTATTTCCCCAACAAGCAGGGGCTCGCGGCCGCCGTCGTCGATCACTACAGCGACGAGGTCCTCGCGCGCTTCACCGCGATGGTCCGGGCGCGGCCAGGGAAGACGCTGGTGGATACCGTGGATGCGATGATCGGGTTCGCGCTCGTTTCCCATCCGCATGAGCCGGAAATGCATCGCGCGTTGAACGATCTCGCACCGCGCATCGGCCGCGAGGAAAAGACGCGCGCCATCAGCCGGGGGATGGCGAAGGTGATCGAGACGGAACTGGAGCGACATCGGCAGGAAATCTCGCCCGATCTCGACCTTGCGGATGCGGCCGCCATGATCGAGACGGTGCTGGAAACGGTCGCGCACCGGGCGATCCAGCGGCATCCCGTCAGGGTCGGCGCCGATGGGCTGATCGGCCAGTGCCGCAGGCTGATCATCGGCTATCTGAGAAGTCCATCACCAAGCTAA
- the tetR gene encoding tetracycline resistance transcriptional repressor TetR — MTKLDKGTVIATALELLNEVGMDNLTTRKLAERLKVQQPALYWHFQNKRALLDALAEAMLTERHTRSLPKENEDWRVYLKENALSFRMALLSYRDGARIHAGTRPTEPNFGTAEAQIRFLCTAGFSPKHAVWTLLAVSNYVVGSVLEQQASDADERISDRSDVSEQAPSSFLHGLFHELETDSMDAAFNFGLDSLIAGFERLRSCTTN; from the coding sequence ATGACCAAACTGGACAAGGGCACCGTGATCGCGACGGCGCTGGAACTGCTGAACGAGGTTGGCATGGACAACCTGACGACGCGAAAGCTCGCTGAACGCCTCAAGGTTCAGCAGCCAGCGCTTTACTGGCATTTCCAAAACAAGCGTGCGCTGCTTGACGCACTGGCCGAGGCGATGCTGACGGAACGCCACACTCGGTCCCTACCCAAGGAAAACGAGGACTGGCGGGTGTACCTGAAAGAAAACGCCCTGAGTTTCAGAATGGCGTTGCTCTCTTATCGCGACGGCGCGCGTATCCATGCGGGAACTCGACCGACAGAACCGAATTTTGGCACCGCCGAGGCACAAATACGCTTTCTCTGCACGGCGGGCTTTAGTCCGAAGCATGCCGTTTGGACGCTTTTGGCGGTCAGCAACTATGTAGTCGGTTCCGTTCTCGAACAGCAGGCATCTGATGCCGATGAGAGAATTTCGGACAGGTCAGATGTATCCGAGCAAGCACCATCGTCCTTCCTACACGGTCTGTTTCACGAGTTGGAAACAGACAGCATGGATGCTGCGTTCAACTTTGGACTCGACAGCCTCATCGCCGGTTTCGAGCGGCTGCGTTCATGTACAACAAATTAG
- the tet(G) gene encoding tetracycline efflux MFS transporter Tet(G), which produces MHSSAIIALLIVGLDAMGLGLIMPVLPALLRELVPTEQVAGHYGALLSLYALVQVVFAPLLGQLSDAYGRRPVLLASLAGAAVDYTIMASAPVLWVLYIGQLVSGVTGATGAVAASTIADSTGEGSRARWFGYMGACYGTGMIAGPALGGMLGGISAHAPFVAAALLNGIAFLLACIFLRETRRGHGKTGKSVHIEPLVLFRLDDALRGLTALFAVFFIIQLIGQVPAALWVIYGEDRFQWNTTTVGLSLAAFGATHAIFQAFVTGPLSSRLGERRTLLFGMAADATGFILLAFVTQGWMVFPVLLLLAAGGVGMPALQAMLSNNVSNNKQGALQGTLTSLTNLSAIAGPLGFTALYSATAGAWNGWVWIVGAFLYVMCLPMLRRPFATSS; this is translated from the coding sequence GTGCACAGCTCTGCCATCATTGCCCTGCTGATCGTGGGTCTCGACGCCATGGGTCTCGGCCTCATCATGCCGGTCCTTCCAGCGCTTCTGCGCGAGCTTGTGCCGACGGAGCAGGTCGCTGGTCACTATGGTGCCTTGCTGTCGCTCTATGCGTTGGTGCAGGTCGTCTTCGCGCCCCTGCTTGGACAACTTTCGGATGCTTACGGTCGGCGTCCGGTGCTTCTGGCTTCTCTCGCGGGAGCCGCAGTCGATTACACGATCATGGCATCTGCGCCGGTCCTGTGGGTGCTTTATATCGGCCAACTCGTCTCCGGCGTCACGGGAGCAACCGGAGCCGTAGCTGCTTCAACCATTGCCGATTCGACGGGGGAAGGTTCGCGCGCACGGTGGTTCGGCTACATGGGGGCCTGCTATGGTACGGGCATGATTGCCGGGCCAGCTCTTGGTGGTATGCTCGGCGGTATTTCTGCTCATGCTCCGTTTGTCGCCGCTGCCCTTCTCAACGGGATCGCGTTCCTGCTTGCCTGCATTTTCCTCAGGGAGACTCGTCGCGGTCATGGCAAGACCGGAAAGTCGGTTCACATCGAACCATTGGTTCTGTTCCGGCTGGACGATGCGTTGCGTGGGCTAACTGCGCTTTTCGCAGTTTTCTTCATTATTCAACTGATTGGCCAAGTGCCGGCGGCCCTATGGGTCATATATGGTGAGGATCGTTTTCAGTGGAACACCACGACCGTCGGCTTGTCGCTCGCGGCGTTTGGAGCAACACATGCGATTTTTCAAGCGTTTGTTACCGGCCCTCTTTCAAGCCGACTTGGAGAACGGCGCACGCTGCTGTTTGGCATGGCCGCGGATGCGACTGGCTTCATTCTTCTGGCTTTTGTCACGCAGGGATGGATGGTGTTTCCGGTTCTGTTGCTGCTTGCCGCCGGGGGTGTCGGCATGCCGGCCTTGCAGGCAATGCTTTCGAATAATGTCAGCAACAACAAGCAGGGAGCCTTGCAGGGAACGCTTACGAGCCTCACCAATTTAAGCGCCATCGCGGGACCGCTTGGCTTTACGGCACTCTATTCTGCCACCGCCGGAGCATGGAACGGTTGGGTTTGGATTGTCGGTGCGTTTCTTTATGTAATGTGCTTGCCAATGCTCCGCAGGCCTTTCGCCACTTCGTCGTGA
- a CDS encoding LysR family transcriptional regulator: MGRLKKKSRLNPPSHQLSLGRIPLASLIQTLAVAEHLSFYRAAQALGTSQSNVSARIKALEQDLGILLFERNTRGVRLTEAGRLFVERVAAGVDQLDHAVKTAGMAASGECGRLRVGIHALMPRSFLAELIAQFREDHPGIDVEITEGTAREAVMQLRADRLDVAFVAGAPELPDYHARPIWTEPLVVALPENHRLAGRPEITWADLVGETFLVRHGGTGPQVHDHIVLRLAGLWPAPSIQRFDVGRGTLLSMVGQGFGVTIVSAATAQLPSTGIVFLPLADEPEPVPFSAVWSPFNRNAALRNLLMLAGTMGRDSRSRLRSSSRVTVNTEATRPIYRR, translated from the coding sequence ATGGGCAGGCTGAAGAAAAAGAGCAGGTTAAATCCGCCAAGCCATCAACTTAGTTTGGGGCGCATTCCACTTGCATCGTTGATCCAGACGCTTGCCGTCGCCGAACATCTCAGCTTCTACCGCGCCGCTCAGGCGCTCGGCACCAGCCAGTCCAACGTCAGCGCGAGGATCAAGGCGCTGGAGCAAGACCTCGGCATCCTTCTGTTCGAGCGCAATACCAGAGGCGTCCGCCTTACCGAGGCCGGGCGCCTCTTTGTCGAGCGGGTCGCCGCCGGCGTCGATCAACTCGACCATGCGGTGAAGACTGCTGGTATGGCGGCGTCGGGAGAGTGCGGCCGACTGCGCGTCGGTATCCATGCTCTGATGCCGCGCAGCTTTCTTGCCGAACTGATCGCGCAATTCCGCGAAGACCATCCTGGCATCGACGTCGAGATCACCGAAGGCACAGCCCGCGAGGCGGTGATGCAGCTTCGCGCCGACCGGTTGGATGTGGCGTTCGTGGCGGGGGCTCCCGAACTGCCCGACTACCACGCCCGTCCGATCTGGACCGAGCCGCTGGTGGTTGCGCTGCCGGAGAATCATCGCCTTGCCGGACGACCGGAGATCACCTGGGCCGATCTGGTGGGAGAGACGTTCCTTGTTCGGCATGGCGGCACTGGACCGCAGGTTCATGACCATATCGTGCTGCGTCTGGCAGGGCTTTGGCCCGCACCGTCGATCCAGCGCTTCGACGTAGGGCGGGGAACGCTACTGTCCATGGTTGGGCAGGGTTTCGGCGTCACCATCGTCAGTGCCGCCACGGCGCAACTGCCGTCAACGGGCATCGTGTTCCTGCCGTTGGCCGATGAGCCAGAGCCAGTCCCTTTCTCGGCTGTCTGGTCGCCGTTCAATCGCAACGCCGCGCTGCGCAACCTGCTTATGCTCGCAGGCACGATGGGCCGCGATTCGCGAAGCCGTCTGCGCAGTAGTAGCAGGGTGACCGTGAACACCGAAGCAACCCGTCCTATATACCGCCGATAG
- a CDS encoding conjugal transfer protein TraG, with protein sequence MRGGRILWGQIAVVFTIVLVMVWAATQWTAFRLGFQPQLGAPWFELAGWPVYCPPAFFWWWFSFDAYAPAIFVEGAIIATSGGFLAIAAAIFMSIIRAREARNVATYGSARWAEDKEIRSAGLLGSDGVVLGRYERDYLRHDGPEHVLCFAPTRSGKGVGLVVPTLLTWPASAIVHDIKGENWTLTAGFRAKHGRVLLFDPTNAKSAAYNPLLEVRQGEWEVRDVQNIADILVDPEGSLDKRNHWEKTSHSLLVGAILHVLYAEKDKTLAGVANFLSDPRRPVEATLRAMMDTPHLGEAGVHPVIAPSARELLNKSENERSGVLSTAMSFLGLYRDPVVARVTARCDWRIADLVGSCQPVTLYLVVPPSDINRTKPLIRLILNQIGRRLTEELTTSGKRHRLLLMLDEFPALGRLDFFESALAFMAGYGIKGFLIAQSLNQIERAYGPNNAILDNCHVRVSFATNDERTAKRVSDALGTATELRDSTNYAGHRLAPWLGHLMVSRQETARPLLTPGEIMQLPPTDEIVMVAGTPPIRATKARYFEDARFQERILTPPDLVAAPLAPSPSADDWSGRVVAAESRSAPAAADGNEGDPANAGIRREPELPEHEEVVAPPPSPEQEFEFLDDEPDVDAAKACAMRQRMRMVARQVALNPDDGIDL encoded by the coding sequence ATGCGCGGAGGCCGAATTTTATGGGGTCAGATCGCTGTCGTCTTCACCATCGTTCTGGTGATGGTGTGGGCAGCGACGCAATGGACGGCGTTCCGCCTCGGCTTCCAGCCGCAGCTTGGAGCACCGTGGTTCGAGTTGGCGGGCTGGCCGGTCTATTGTCCGCCGGCCTTCTTCTGGTGGTGGTTTTCTTTCGACGCCTATGCGCCCGCGATCTTCGTAGAGGGTGCAATCATCGCCACGTCCGGCGGCTTCCTCGCCATCGCCGCCGCCATCTTCATGTCGATCATCCGGGCGCGGGAAGCGCGCAACGTCGCCACATACGGATCGGCGCGATGGGCCGAGGACAAGGAAATCCGCAGCGCCGGCTTGCTCGGCTCCGATGGCGTCGTGCTCGGCCGATACGAACGGGACTATCTACGCCATGACGGTCCCGAGCATGTCCTATGCTTCGCCCCGACGCGCAGCGGCAAAGGTGTCGGGCTGGTGGTGCCGACGCTGCTGACATGGCCGGCTTCCGCAATTGTCCACGACATAAAAGGGGAAAACTGGACGCTGACAGCGGGCTTTCGTGCGAAGCACGGCCGCGTTTTGCTGTTCGATCCGACCAACGCCAAATCGGCCGCCTACAACCCGCTGCTGGAGGTCAGGCAAGGCGAGTGGGAGGTCAGGGACGTTCAGAATATCGCGGATATTCTGGTCGATCCTGAAGGCAGCCTCGACAAGCGCAACCATTGGGAAAAGACTTCCCATTCGCTTCTGGTCGGCGCGATCCTGCATGTTCTCTATGCGGAGAAAGACAAGACGCTGGCGGGCGTCGCCAACTTCCTGTCCGATCCGCGCCGCCCGGTCGAGGCGACCTTGCGCGCCATGATGGACACGCCGCATCTCGGCGAGGCGGGCGTTCATCCCGTCATCGCGCCGTCGGCTCGCGAGTTGCTGAACAAAAGCGAGAACGAGCGCAGCGGCGTGCTGTCCACCGCCATGTCGTTTTTGGGATTGTATCGTGATCCCGTGGTGGCGCGCGTCACCGCACGATGCGACTGGCGCATTGCCGATCTGGTCGGCAGCTGCCAGCCGGTCACGCTCTATCTGGTCGTGCCGCCGTCCGACATAAACCGCACCAAGCCCCTCATCCGCCTGATCCTCAACCAGATCGGCAGGCGGTTGACGGAGGAATTGACCACCTCCGGCAAGCGCCATCGGCTGCTGTTGATGCTCGACGAGTTTCCGGCGCTCGGCAGATTGGATTTTTTCGAGTCCGCCTTGGCCTTCATGGCGGGCTACGGAATCAAAGGTTTCCTGATCGCGCAGAGCCTCAACCAGATCGAGCGCGCCTATGGGCCGAACAACGCCATTCTCGACAATTGCCATGTGCGCGTCAGCTTCGCCACGAATGACGAACGCACCGCCAAGCGGGTGAGTGACGCGCTCGGCACCGCGACCGAACTGCGCGATTCCACCAACTATGCCGGGCACAGATTGGCCCCGTGGCTCGGGCATCTCATGGTGTCGCGGCAGGAGACGGCCCGGCCGCTGCTCACGCCGGGCGAGATCATGCAGCTTCCGCCAACGGACGAAATCGTGATGGTCGCGGGCACGCCGCCGATCCGCGCGACCAAGGCACGCTATTTCGAGGATGCGCGGTTTCAGGAACGCATCCTGACCCCGCCCGATCTGGTCGCCGCTCCGCTGGCGCCCAGCCCATCCGCCGATGATTGGTCCGGCCGCGTGGTCGCGGCGGAAAGCCGTTCCGCTCCGGCTGCCGCAGACGGGAACGAGGGTGATCCAGCCAATGCCGGCATCCGCCGCGAGCCGGAATTGCCCGAGCATGAGGAAGTCGTCGCCCCGCCGCCGTCGCCCGAACAGGAGTTCGAGTTTCTGGACGACGAGCCGGATGTTGACGCGGCCAAGGCCTGCGCCATGCGCCAGCGCATGAGGATGGTCGCGCGGCAGGTGGCGCTGAACCCCGATGATGGAATCGACCTTTGA
- a CDS encoding CopG family transcriptional regulator produces the protein MATRTRMNVYFDPELLKQVEMLALRRQVSKSAIIEAAVASFLSGDAADRLEAAMSRRLDRIGRQIDILDEDLAVLGETVSLFVYFWLAATPPQPESAQASARAKGAERFEGFMQTLGKRLATGDRFLKELSRDVDSFPQDQSGADGDRS, from the coding sequence ATGGCAACCAGAACCCGCATGAACGTCTATTTCGACCCGGAGCTGCTTAAACAGGTTGAAATGCTGGCCCTGCGCCGGCAAGTCTCGAAATCCGCCATCATCGAGGCTGCCGTCGCTTCCTTCTTGTCCGGCGACGCGGCGGATCGGCTGGAAGCGGCCATGTCGCGCCGCCTGGACAGGATCGGGCGCCAGATCGACATACTCGACGAAGATCTCGCCGTGCTCGGCGAAACCGTCTCGCTGTTCGTCTACTTCTGGCTTGCCGCCACGCCTCCGCAGCCCGAAAGCGCACAAGCCTCGGCCCGCGCCAAGGGGGCCGAACGGTTCGAGGGATTCATGCAGACCCTCGGCAAGCGGCTGGCAACCGGCGACAGGTTCCTGAAAGAGCTTTCGCGCGACGTTGATTCGTTTCCGCAGGACCAGTCCGGCGCGGACGGCGACCGATCCTGA
- the trbB gene encoding P-type conjugative transfer ATPase TrbB produces the protein MTFTDHRQEIIGRGARMLRTALGPAIARFLEDPSVIEVMLNPDGRIWIDRLLEGLADTGERLSAADGERIVRLVAHHVGAEVHARSPRVSAELPESGERFEGLLPPVVDAPAFAIRKPAVAVFTLDDYVAAGIMTRFQAEALRLGVATRANILVAGGTSTGKTTLTNALLAEVSKGADRVIIIEDMRELQCTAENKVPMRSVDEVIDLLELSRATMRFRPDRIIVGEVRGPEALGLLKLWGTGHPGGIGTLHAGSALGALHRLEQLVQEAVITVPRSLIGEAIDLVAVLSGRGFARRLAELARIDGLDPAGNYRITPIIPDPEGDSE, from the coding sequence ATGACCTTCACCGACCACAGACAGGAAATCATCGGGCGCGGGGCACGGATGTTGCGCACCGCGCTCGGCCCGGCCATTGCCCGGTTTCTGGAAGACCCCTCCGTCATCGAGGTCATGCTGAACCCCGATGGCCGCATCTGGATAGATCGGCTTTTGGAAGGTCTGGCCGATACCGGCGAGCGCCTGTCTGCTGCCGATGGCGAGCGCATCGTGCGCCTGGTCGCGCACCATGTCGGCGCGGAGGTCCATGCCCGCAGCCCGCGCGTCTCCGCGGAACTGCCGGAGAGCGGGGAGCGCTTCGAGGGTTTGCTGCCGCCTGTCGTCGATGCGCCGGCCTTTGCCATCCGCAAGCCCGCCGTCGCGGTCTTCACGCTGGACGACTATGTGGCGGCTGGCATTATGACCCGGTTTCAGGCCGAGGCATTGCGCCTGGGCGTTGCCACACGCGCCAACATCCTCGTGGCCGGCGGGACATCGACCGGCAAGACCACACTCACCAATGCGCTCCTGGCGGAAGTCTCGAAGGGCGCCGATCGTGTCATTATCATCGAGGACATGCGCGAACTGCAATGCACCGCCGAAAACAAGGTGCCGATGCGCAGCGTGGACGAGGTGATCGATCTCCTCGAGCTGTCGCGCGCGACCATGCGCTTCCGGCCTGACCGCATCATAGTCGGCGAGGTGCGCGGCCCGGAAGCACTCGGGCTCCTGAAACTTTGGGGCACCGGCCATCCCGGCGGCATCGGCACCCTCCATGCTGGTTCCGCGCTCGGCGCACTCCACCGCCTCGAACAGCTTGTCCAGGAAGCCGTCATCACGGTCCCCCGGTCGCTGATCGGGGAGGCCATCGACCTTGTTGCTGTCCTGTCCGGGCGCGGTTTCGCGCGCCGGCTCGCCGAACTTGCCCGCATCGACGGGCTCGATCCCGCCGGCAACTACCGCATTACCCCGATCATCCCCGATCCAGAAGGAGATTCCGAATGA
- a CDS encoding TrbC/VirB2 family protein: protein MIRHAMRLRRHVATATTYVSLFMAPAAHASGSSMPWEAPLESILQSIEGPVAKIIAVIIIIVTGLTLAFGDTGGGFRKLIQIVFGLSIAFAASSFFLSFFSFGGGALV, encoded by the coding sequence ATGATCCGTCATGCCATGCGCCTGCGTCGCCACGTCGCCACGGCCACCACCTATGTCAGCCTGTTCATGGCACCGGCCGCCCATGCGTCCGGCTCGTCGATGCCGTGGGAAGCGCCCCTCGAAAGCATCCTCCAGTCCATCGAGGGGCCGGTCGCCAAGATCATCGCCGTCATCATCATCATCGTCACCGGCCTGACGCTGGCCTTCGGCGATACGGGCGGCGGCTTTCGCAAGCTGATCCAGATCGTGTTCGGCCTGTCCATCGCCTTTGCAGCGTCGAGCTTCTTCCTGTCGTTCTTCTCCTTCGGTGGCGGGGCTCTCGTTTGA